In Dermacentor silvarum isolate Dsil-2018 chromosome 2, BIME_Dsil_1.4, whole genome shotgun sequence, the following proteins share a genomic window:
- the LOC119442725 gene encoding WW domain-containing protein tag-325-like isoform X1, which produces MCEQTRVLPEFGGCQASRRRADPLDKSSSLWWRLTGPSRHAAARQASTAEGVYASIKPLAKSLPHVDKPVPSELSGEPLGIQSNMRQRQRASNSSLNHADDQWQSRSLNASPSDTLDSPADAASSISRSCESLDEPEIDYSDNEESSSTDAAKETAFNEPSSHHFRRDRGSPIYANFPPLPCPPSPPHPSPEEQPLRFLSDHWAEFDARGVGRKFYYNFHTGQRSWKPPRRRGELPAAHERDHANLAPPSDSPRVSQRKGPPPLPPAKKKPPSQSNPLSSSQDSLLSSSRDSLLSSSREDLLSSSRDSLSQSCATGRSRPALNHPGSSSLPREHTSEEPVQHNGNSKFYFARGSRLATAYQSATDRWYSSAEDPSQVTGDRPRLLPTSSIEEETDSCCDSQPPWERRALPAAAEGSSGARGGHYTGVAPTLTPKLNRLKPTPPPVLPLSSSLSEAKHARAMRTRSMILPEDYPLHGPSVAEAIETFDTLELVTRQGTLNKTELVRAGKKQKKSWSPAYVVLTNRNLFLYKDINTAQEKPAGKSAELQINLAGAVIDWCPDKSKRRNVFQLSTTAGQKVLLQDDNVQTSKEWFDTISAAIKRLPNGLGLVMGWQPEQPPAPPPPPEESAPPPSSSFASRRSKKASRSKSIRQPASPPAPTSDVAQQPQLQATSVVDTCGSQSPQERKNRIRNKLRQFFVRRPTLESLQEKGIFKDEPVFGCTLAHLCEKDRSNVPRFVQECILEIERRDMTADGLYRASGNLSQVQKVRCHVNQDDYSILAQEEDIHVLTGALKMFFRHMKEPLFPYNLFLKFLKAIGQPTRTTKMAMFRDLLSELPRPNYDTLKYLLRHLLRVTEHSDKNRMHIQNLAIVFGPTLLSSGEEPRNLALDMMQQNQVIEFLLLEFNFLFP; this is translated from the exons ATGTGTGAGCAGACCCGGGTACTGCCAGAGTTTGGGGGCTGCCAGGCGAGCAGACGGCGTGCAGACCCACTGGACAAGAGCAGCAGCCTGTGGTGGCGGCTGACCGGCCCCAGCCGACACGCAGCGGCACGCCAAGCCAGCACTGCAGAGGGTGTCTACGCATCTATCAAACCACTGGCCAAAAGCCTGCCTCAT GTTGACAAGCCGGTGCCTTCAGAGCTGTCTGGTGAGCCCTTGGGCATCCAGTCTAATATGCGGCAGCGACAGCGGGCGTCAAACTCGTCCCTGAACCACGCAGACGACCAGTGGCAGTCGCGTAGCCTGAATGCTTCGCCTAGTGACACCTTGGACTCGCCTGCAGATGCAGCAAGTTCCATCTCACGCTCGTGTGAGTCTTTGGATGAGCCTGAGATTGACTATTCGGACAATGAGGAGTCCTCCAGTACTGATGCTGCCAAAGAAACCGCCTTCAATGAGCCGTCATCCCATCACTTC AGGCGTGACAGGGGGTCACCAATCTACGCCAACTTTCCACCGCTACCATGTCCTCCGAGCCCACCACACCCATCACCTGAGGAGCAACCGCTGCGTTTTTTGAGTGACCACTGGGCTGAATTTGATGCTCGTGGTGTTGGCCGAAAGTTCTATTACAACTTTCATACGGGACAGCGCTCGTGGAAGCCTCCCAGGCGCCGAGGGGAGCTGCCTGCTGCTCAT GAACGAGATCATGCCAACCTAGCTCCTCCGTCGGACTCGCCACGGGTTTCCCAACGCAAGGGTCCACCTCCCCTTCCACCAGCCAAAAAGAAGCCACCCAGCCAAAGCAATCCACTGTCGTCGAGCCAAGACAGTTTGCTGTCATCCAGCCGAGACAGCTTGTTGTCCTCTAGTCGAGAGGACCTCCTGTCCAGCAGCCGAGATAGCCTTTCACAGTCCTGTGCAACTGGCCGTAGCCGTCCTGCTCTAAACCATCCTGGTTCTTCTTCCCTTCCACGAGAGCACACTAGTGAGGAACCCGTCCAGCACAATGGCAACAGCAAGTTCTACTTTGCTCGTGGCAGTCGGCTGGCAACAGCTTACCAGTCTGCTACAGACAGG tgGTACAGCTCAGCAGAGGACCCAAGCCAGGTGACTGGTGACAGACCGCGTCTGCTTCCAACCAGTTCTATTGAGGAGGAGACCGACTCCTGCTGCGACAGTCAGCCACCATGGGAGCGCAGAGCACTGCCAGCCGCGGCCGAGGGCAGCAGCGGCGCACGCGGCGGCCATTACACAGGGGTTGCGCCGACGTTGACGCCGAAGCTGAACCGGTTGAAGCCCACGCCTCCACCGGTGCTTCCCTTATCCTCATCCCTCTCTGAGGCAAAGCATGCCAGGGCCATGAGGACGCGTTCCATGATCCTGCCTGAGGACTACCCACTGCATGGTCCATCCGTGGCGGAAGCCATAGAGACCTTTGACACACTAGAG TTGGTGACACGTCAGGGTACGCTGAACAAGACAGAGTTGGTACGAGCAGGcaagaagcagaagaaaagcTGGTCACCTGCATACGTGGTACTCACCAACCGAAACCTGTTCCTCTACAAAGACATCAATACGGCACAGGAG AAACCAGCCGGGAAAAGTGCTGAACTTCAGATAAACCTGGCTGGAGCAGTCATTGACTGGTGCCCCGACAAGTCTAAACGTCGAAATGTCTTTCAG CTGAGCACTACAGCTGGGCAAAAGGTGCTCCTCCAAGATGACAATGTCCAAACGAGCAAGGAATGGTTTGACACCATCAGTGCAGCTATCAAGAGGCTG CCCAACGGTTTGGGCCTCGTTATGGGCTGGCAGCCGGAACAGCCTCCCGCTCCACCTCCCCCTCCCGAGGAAAGTGCACCTCCACCTTCATCCAGCTTTGCATCTCGGCGTAGCAAGAAGGCTAGCCGATCCAAGTCCATTCGCCAGCCAGCATCACCGCCTGCACCGACTTCTGATGTTGCACAGCAGCCACAGTTACAAGCTACTAGTGTGGTGGACACCTGTGGAAGCCAGAGCCCCCAGGAGCGAAAGAACCGCATTCGAAACAAGCTTCGGCAGTTTTTTGTTCGAAGGCCAACACTGGAAAGCCTTCAGGAGAAAGGCATCTTTAAG GATGAGCCTGTGTTTGGTTGCACACTGGCACACTTGTGTGAGAAGGACCGATCAAACGTGCCTCGGTTTGTCCAGGAATGTATCCTCGAGATCGAGAGGAGAG ACATGACGGCTGATGGTCTTTATCGTGCCAGTGGCAACCTCTCTCAAGTGCAGAAGGTCCGGTGCCATGTCAATCAAG ATGATTACAGCATCCTAGCACAAGAAGAAGACATCCATGTGCTGACAGGAGCACTCAAGATGTTCTTCCGGCACATGAAAGAGCCTCTTTTCCCCTACAATCTGTTCCTCAAGTTCCTCAAGGCAATTG GTCAGCCCACAAGAACGACTAAGATGGCCATGTTTCGAGATCTCCTGTCTGAGCTGCCACGACCAAACTATGACACACTCAAGTACCTGCTTAGGCATCTCCTGAG GGTGACAGAGCACAGCGACAAAAACCGCATGCACATCCAAAACCTGGCCATCGTGTTTGGGCCAACACTGCTGTCGTCAGGCGAGGAGCCCCGAAACCTGGCTTTAGACATGATGCAACAGAACCAGGTCATCGAGTTCCTCCTGCTCGAGTTCAACTTCCTGTTTCCTTGA
- the LOC119442725 gene encoding rho GTPase-activating protein 15-like isoform X2, producing the protein MQVDKPVPSELSGEPLGIQSNMRQRQRASNSSLNHADDQWQSRSLNASPSDTLDSPADAASSISRSCESLDEPEIDYSDNEESSSTDAAKETAFNEPSSHHFRRDRGSPIYANFPPLPCPPSPPHPSPEEQPLRFLSDHWAEFDARGVGRKFYYNFHTGQRSWKPPRRRGELPAAHERDHANLAPPSDSPRVSQRKGPPPLPPAKKKPPSQSNPLSSSQDSLLSSSRDSLLSSSREDLLSSSRDSLSQSCATGRSRPALNHPGSSSLPREHTSEEPVQHNGNSKFYFARGSRLATAYQSATDRWYSSAEDPSQVTGDRPRLLPTSSIEEETDSCCDSQPPWERRALPAAAEGSSGARGGHYTGVAPTLTPKLNRLKPTPPPVLPLSSSLSEAKHARAMRTRSMILPEDYPLHGPSVAEAIETFDTLELVTRQGTLNKTELVRAGKKQKKSWSPAYVVLTNRNLFLYKDINTAQEKPAGKSAELQINLAGAVIDWCPDKSKRRNVFQLSTTAGQKVLLQDDNVQTSKEWFDTISAAIKRLPNGLGLVMGWQPEQPPAPPPPPEESAPPPSSSFASRRSKKASRSKSIRQPASPPAPTSDVAQQPQLQATSVVDTCGSQSPQERKNRIRNKLRQFFVRRPTLESLQEKGIFKDEPVFGCTLAHLCEKDRSNVPRFVQECILEIERRDMTADGLYRASGNLSQVQKVRCHVNQDDYSILAQEEDIHVLTGALKMFFRHMKEPLFPYNLFLKFLKAIGQPTRTTKMAMFRDLLSELPRPNYDTLKYLLRHLLRVTEHSDKNRMHIQNLAIVFGPTLLSSGEEPRNLALDMMQQNQVIEFLLLEFNFLFP; encoded by the exons ATGCAGGTTGACAAGCCGGTGCCTTCAGAGCTGTCTGGTGAGCCCTTGGGCATCCAGTCTAATATGCGGCAGCGACAGCGGGCGTCAAACTCGTCCCTGAACCACGCAGACGACCAGTGGCAGTCGCGTAGCCTGAATGCTTCGCCTAGTGACACCTTGGACTCGCCTGCAGATGCAGCAAGTTCCATCTCACGCTCGTGTGAGTCTTTGGATGAGCCTGAGATTGACTATTCGGACAATGAGGAGTCCTCCAGTACTGATGCTGCCAAAGAAACCGCCTTCAATGAGCCGTCATCCCATCACTTC AGGCGTGACAGGGGGTCACCAATCTACGCCAACTTTCCACCGCTACCATGTCCTCCGAGCCCACCACACCCATCACCTGAGGAGCAACCGCTGCGTTTTTTGAGTGACCACTGGGCTGAATTTGATGCTCGTGGTGTTGGCCGAAAGTTCTATTACAACTTTCATACGGGACAGCGCTCGTGGAAGCCTCCCAGGCGCCGAGGGGAGCTGCCTGCTGCTCAT GAACGAGATCATGCCAACCTAGCTCCTCCGTCGGACTCGCCACGGGTTTCCCAACGCAAGGGTCCACCTCCCCTTCCACCAGCCAAAAAGAAGCCACCCAGCCAAAGCAATCCACTGTCGTCGAGCCAAGACAGTTTGCTGTCATCCAGCCGAGACAGCTTGTTGTCCTCTAGTCGAGAGGACCTCCTGTCCAGCAGCCGAGATAGCCTTTCACAGTCCTGTGCAACTGGCCGTAGCCGTCCTGCTCTAAACCATCCTGGTTCTTCTTCCCTTCCACGAGAGCACACTAGTGAGGAACCCGTCCAGCACAATGGCAACAGCAAGTTCTACTTTGCTCGTGGCAGTCGGCTGGCAACAGCTTACCAGTCTGCTACAGACAGG tgGTACAGCTCAGCAGAGGACCCAAGCCAGGTGACTGGTGACAGACCGCGTCTGCTTCCAACCAGTTCTATTGAGGAGGAGACCGACTCCTGCTGCGACAGTCAGCCACCATGGGAGCGCAGAGCACTGCCAGCCGCGGCCGAGGGCAGCAGCGGCGCACGCGGCGGCCATTACACAGGGGTTGCGCCGACGTTGACGCCGAAGCTGAACCGGTTGAAGCCCACGCCTCCACCGGTGCTTCCCTTATCCTCATCCCTCTCTGAGGCAAAGCATGCCAGGGCCATGAGGACGCGTTCCATGATCCTGCCTGAGGACTACCCACTGCATGGTCCATCCGTGGCGGAAGCCATAGAGACCTTTGACACACTAGAG TTGGTGACACGTCAGGGTACGCTGAACAAGACAGAGTTGGTACGAGCAGGcaagaagcagaagaaaagcTGGTCACCTGCATACGTGGTACTCACCAACCGAAACCTGTTCCTCTACAAAGACATCAATACGGCACAGGAG AAACCAGCCGGGAAAAGTGCTGAACTTCAGATAAACCTGGCTGGAGCAGTCATTGACTGGTGCCCCGACAAGTCTAAACGTCGAAATGTCTTTCAG CTGAGCACTACAGCTGGGCAAAAGGTGCTCCTCCAAGATGACAATGTCCAAACGAGCAAGGAATGGTTTGACACCATCAGTGCAGCTATCAAGAGGCTG CCCAACGGTTTGGGCCTCGTTATGGGCTGGCAGCCGGAACAGCCTCCCGCTCCACCTCCCCCTCCCGAGGAAAGTGCACCTCCACCTTCATCCAGCTTTGCATCTCGGCGTAGCAAGAAGGCTAGCCGATCCAAGTCCATTCGCCAGCCAGCATCACCGCCTGCACCGACTTCTGATGTTGCACAGCAGCCACAGTTACAAGCTACTAGTGTGGTGGACACCTGTGGAAGCCAGAGCCCCCAGGAGCGAAAGAACCGCATTCGAAACAAGCTTCGGCAGTTTTTTGTTCGAAGGCCAACACTGGAAAGCCTTCAGGAGAAAGGCATCTTTAAG GATGAGCCTGTGTTTGGTTGCACACTGGCACACTTGTGTGAGAAGGACCGATCAAACGTGCCTCGGTTTGTCCAGGAATGTATCCTCGAGATCGAGAGGAGAG ACATGACGGCTGATGGTCTTTATCGTGCCAGTGGCAACCTCTCTCAAGTGCAGAAGGTCCGGTGCCATGTCAATCAAG ATGATTACAGCATCCTAGCACAAGAAGAAGACATCCATGTGCTGACAGGAGCACTCAAGATGTTCTTCCGGCACATGAAAGAGCCTCTTTTCCCCTACAATCTGTTCCTCAAGTTCCTCAAGGCAATTG GTCAGCCCACAAGAACGACTAAGATGGCCATGTTTCGAGATCTCCTGTCTGAGCTGCCACGACCAAACTATGACACACTCAAGTACCTGCTTAGGCATCTCCTGAG GGTGACAGAGCACAGCGACAAAAACCGCATGCACATCCAAAACCTGGCCATCGTGTTTGGGCCAACACTGCTGTCGTCAGGCGAGGAGCCCCGAAACCTGGCTTTAGACATGATGCAACAGAACCAGGTCATCGAGTTCCTCCTGCTCGAGTTCAACTTCCTGTTTCCTTGA